From one Halobacteriovoraceae bacterium genomic stretch:
- the queC gene encoding 7-cyano-7-deazaguanine synthase QueC, protein MKSEDLAIVLVSGGMDSLVSAAIANENHRRLAFLHLNYGQNTEKKELHCFHSIADHYGVPKELRKVIDITFLKQIGGSSLTDDKIEVKNFKGDSKEIPDSYVPFRNTHIMAMAVSWAEVIGAKKIYIGAVDEDSSGYPDCRPSYFKAYNKLIKEGTKNGDISIITPVIELKKEEIVKKAIELKAPLEKSWSCYAREEKACGVCDSCALRLRGFQRANLEDPIPYEKRPNYT, encoded by the coding sequence ATGAAGTCAGAAGATCTCGCAATTGTTCTTGTGAGTGGAGGCATGGATTCATTGGTTAGTGCAGCTATTGCAAATGAAAATCACCGTCGTCTCGCTTTTTTACATTTAAATTATGGGCAGAACACTGAGAAAAAAGAGCTTCATTGTTTTCATTCAATTGCAGATCATTATGGCGTTCCAAAAGAATTAAGAAAAGTGATTGATATTACATTCTTAAAACAAATTGGAGGGAGTTCTTTAACTGATGACAAAATTGAGGTTAAAAATTTTAAAGGGGACTCAAAAGAGATACCTGATAGTTATGTTCCCTTTAGAAATACTCATATTATGGCCATGGCCGTCTCATGGGCAGAAGTTATTGGTGCGAAAAAGATTTATATTGGAGCAGTTGATGAAGACTCCTCTGGATATCCTGATTGTAGACCAAGTTATTTCAAGGCGTATAATAAGCTCATAAAAGAAGGTACAAAAAATGGAGATATAAGCATCATAACTCCGGTAATTGAGCTAAAAAAAGAAGAAATCGTCAAGAAGGCCATTGAGCTTAAAGCACCTTTGGAAAAAAGTTGGTCTTGCTATGCTCGAGAGGAGAAGGCGTGTGGAGTTTGTGATTCTTGTGCATTGAGATTACGTGGTTTTCAAAGGGCGAATTTGGAAGACCCAATTCCATACGAAAAAAGACCCAACTATACCTAA
- a CDS encoding phospho-sugar mutase: MNKNAYDLAHLWVNSSIISEEDKAEIQKLIDLKDDKEIEERFYKQLEFGTGGLRSILGMGLNRMNKYNVRKATQAMANVIKRTFPSEVNSVAISYDSRNYSFEFAKEVCSVLSGNGIVSYIFERMNPVALLSFSVRHHNSKAGIMITASHNPPEYNGFKAFWSDGAQVTPPYDKYIIDEFNKIQDYSEISFKDFNEGVTEKSIIWVGEAVEDVYFASLEKWHVNPQLCQEFGPQLKIVYTPIHGTGLIPCKRILEDLGFSNLHIVEEQSLPDGSFPTVKSPNPENPEALELAVKKMKEIDADIVMGSDPDTDRLGVAFRNDGEVIYLNGNQIGILMIHYILTNLKEQNRLPLNPYYVKTIVTSELQTTIAQKFGVEVYNTLTGFKWICGKMNEIEKTNPEKNFLFGTEESFGYLNHNNVRDKDGVSSLALMAEIALWYKRQNLNLLQGLDKIYEEYGFSSEKLLTLDYLGKEGAEKIQRIMEYFRTFKSNEICGDKISKLSDYQQQKSINFTNSKSESLDLPKSNVLGFTFTSGDKLFLRPSGTEPKIKFYLLFQDKVGKLEEKKKRTNQKIDKFLAYLKDTVKEL; this comes from the coding sequence ATGAATAAAAATGCCTATGATTTAGCTCATCTTTGGGTGAATTCCTCCATTATTAGTGAAGAAGATAAGGCCGAGATACAAAAGCTCATCGACCTTAAGGATGATAAAGAAATTGAAGAAAGATTTTATAAGCAATTAGAATTTGGAACGGGTGGGCTCAGAAGTATTTTAGGTATGGGCCTTAACAGAATGAATAAATACAATGTTCGCAAGGCGACCCAAGCAATGGCAAATGTAATTAAAAGAACCTTTCCAAGTGAAGTAAACTCAGTGGCCATTTCTTACGATTCTAGAAATTACTCATTCGAGTTTGCAAAGGAAGTTTGTAGCGTACTTTCAGGTAATGGAATTGTGTCATATATATTTGAAAGGATGAATCCGGTTGCTCTTTTATCATTTTCTGTTCGTCACCACAATTCAAAGGCCGGCATCATGATCACGGCCAGCCATAACCCACCAGAATATAATGGTTTTAAAGCATTTTGGTCGGATGGTGCTCAAGTCACACCTCCTTATGACAAATACATTATTGATGAATTTAATAAAATTCAGGATTATTCAGAAATTTCATTTAAAGATTTTAATGAAGGTGTGACAGAAAAAAGCATCATTTGGGTAGGAGAAGCTGTTGAAGACGTATATTTTGCGTCCTTAGAAAAGTGGCACGTGAATCCACAACTGTGTCAAGAATTTGGGCCACAATTAAAGATCGTTTATACTCCCATTCATGGAACAGGACTCATTCCTTGTAAAAGAATACTTGAAGATTTAGGTTTTTCGAACCTTCATATAGTAGAAGAGCAGTCATTACCAGATGGAAGTTTTCCAACCGTAAAAAGTCCTAATCCAGAAAACCCCGAAGCATTAGAGCTTGCAGTAAAAAAGATGAAAGAAATTGATGCTGATATTGTGATGGGATCTGATCCAGACACCGACAGATTAGGTGTTGCTTTTAGAAATGATGGTGAAGTCATATATTTAAATGGTAATCAGATAGGTATTTTAATGATTCACTATATTCTTACTAATCTCAAAGAACAAAATAGACTGCCCTTGAATCCGTACTATGTTAAAACTATTGTTACTTCAGAATTGCAAACAACGATAGCTCAAAAATTTGGAGTAGAAGTCTATAATACACTCACTGGCTTTAAGTGGATTTGTGGAAAAATGAATGAAATAGAAAAAACAAATCCAGAAAAAAACTTCTTATTTGGGACTGAAGAGTCATTTGGTTATCTAAATCACAATAATGTGAGAGATAAGGATGGGGTGAGCTCCCTCGCTTTAATGGCCGAGATTGCTTTATGGTATAAGAGACAAAATCTGAATCTTTTGCAAGGACTTGATAAAATTTATGAAGAGTATGGATTTTCATCAGAAAAACTACTTACTTTAGATTATTTGGGTAAGGAAGGTGCGGAGAAAATCCAAAGGATCATGGAATATTTTAGAACGTTTAAATCAAATGAAATTTGTGGAGATAAGATTTCAAAATTGTCAGATTATCAGCAACAAAAATCAATAAATTTTACAAATTCAAAAAGCGAGAGTTTAGATTTACCTAAAAGTAATGTATTAGGTTTTACATTTACTTCTGGTGACAAACTTTTTCTAAGGCCTTCGGGTACAGAGCCAAAAATAAAGTTTTACCTTTTATTTCAGGATAAGGTGGGAAAACTAGAAGAGAAAAAGAAACGAACCAATCAAAAGATAGATAAGTTTCTAGCTTATTTGAAAGATACGGTGAAGGAGTTATAG
- a CDS encoding ferredoxin: MANKDMKHSSNVEGKFYCTDPDDENGEGCIACNVCYTGAPDFFAEDDDGNAFVKKQPTTQEEIDLCVEQMEACPVASIGDNG, encoded by the coding sequence ATGGCCAATAAGGATATGAAACATTCTTCAAATGTTGAAGGAAAGTTTTATTGCACTGATCCAGATGATGAGAATGGAGAAGGATGCATTGCGTGTAATGTTTGTTATACAGGAGCTCCAGATTTTTTTGCTGAAGATGATGATGGAAATGCTTTTGTTAAAAAGCAGCCTACAACACAGGAAGAAATTGATTTATGCGTTGAGCAAATGGAAGCTTGTCCGGTTGCGTCTATTGGTGATAATGGTTAA
- a CDS encoding putative Na+/H+ antiporter has translation MAPTTIQILATVIFALALIHTFVAKKFENMAHHYPVGSMGENLFHFLGEVEVVFGLWSSIFLLGYSILEGFAVWDTEHHHVIGGALHYLDSTDFTEPAFVFVIMCVAGTRPIIITAEKCIMLFSKLIPLPSKMAFYVSTLVLGPLLGSFITEPAAMTVTALILLDYFYSSDISQKFKYATLGLLFVNVSIGGTLTHFAAPPVLMVAGAWKWGTMHMLAFFGYKAAFAVIMGTLIVAFYFKDELRGNLEVKQKHENYMVPSWWIILIHLVFLGLVVMTAHHPKFFLGLFLFFLGFTQVTQEYQDPIKLKESLLVGFFLSGLVTLGGMQKWWIQPLIESLSTVPLFLGTTALTAITDNALLTYLGRVAGIASDAKKYFLVAGAVCGGGLTVIANAPNPAGFGILKGSFGESGITPLGLLKAAILPTIIAMLCFGFLPNL, from the coding sequence GTGGCGCCTACTACGATCCAAATCTTGGCGACTGTAATTTTCGCTCTCGCTCTCATTCACACATTCGTCGCAAAGAAATTTGAAAACATGGCGCACCATTATCCTGTAGGTTCAATGGGAGAAAATCTTTTTCACTTTCTTGGAGAAGTTGAAGTTGTTTTCGGACTTTGGTCCTCAATCTTTCTTTTGGGTTATTCGATTTTGGAAGGATTTGCAGTATGGGATACCGAACATCATCACGTGATTGGAGGGGCCCTTCATTATTTAGACTCAACTGACTTTACTGAACCAGCTTTTGTTTTTGTCATTATGTGTGTAGCAGGAACTAGACCAATTATTATCACTGCAGAAAAGTGTATTATGTTATTTTCAAAATTAATACCTCTACCAAGCAAAATGGCCTTTTATGTATCTACCCTTGTATTAGGTCCATTACTTGGCTCTTTCATTACAGAACCTGCTGCGATGACAGTTACGGCCCTCATTTTACTTGATTACTTTTATTCTTCAGATATTTCACAAAAATTTAAATATGCGACTTTGGGTTTACTCTTTGTGAACGTGTCAATCGGTGGAACTCTGACTCACTTTGCAGCACCTCCAGTTCTGATGGTTGCAGGCGCATGGAAATGGGGAACAATGCATATGCTGGCCTTTTTTGGTTACAAAGCGGCCTTTGCTGTTATTATGGGGACCCTTATTGTCGCATTTTATTTCAAAGATGAGCTTAGAGGTAATTTAGAAGTTAAGCAAAAACATGAAAATTATATGGTTCCTTCTTGGTGGATCATTTTAATCCATTTGGTGTTTCTTGGTTTAGTTGTTATGACTGCCCACCATCCGAAGTTTTTTCTTGGATTATTTCTCTTTTTCCTTGGGTTTACTCAAGTCACTCAAGAATATCAGGATCCCATTAAATTAAAAGAATCTCTACTTGTTGGTTTCTTTCTTTCAGGCTTGGTGACACTTGGTGGGATGCAAAAATGGTGGATACAACCACTGATTGAATCACTCTCAACTGTACCTCTCTTTTTAGGAACGACAGCACTTACTGCTATTACTGATAATGCCCTTCTTACTTACCTTGGAAGGGTTGCGGGTATTGCATCTGATGCTAAAAAATATTTTCTTGTTGCTGGTGCTGTTTGTGGTGGAGGTTTAACTGTAATCGCTAACGCTCCAAACCCTGCAGGTTTTGGGATCTTAAAAGGTTCTTTTGGAGAAAGTGGAATAACTCCTCTTGGTTTGTTAAAGGCCGCTATATTACCAACGATCATTGCCATGCTATGTTTTGGTTTCCTGCCAAATCTATAA
- a CDS encoding M48 family metalloprotease translates to MNDPEILLEKELRILMKTTHGRRAFLMAMPMLIAACSSSSKHRLREGDNTGQKTEMTYDDERKMTQEYLPKMSQEYPAHNDQEVQRYINSIGQKIVASSGLNNNPYTYNFTVVQTNQVNAFALPAGTVFVTAPLIKMASTEAELAGVIGHEIGHVQARHTAERIEKSKSETKNSILYGLGGAILGGAAGFGLGKLICNKQDRECLARAAKYGALAGAGGGLLIQKFGFMANSREDEMEADRIGFKTAWNAGYHKDYVGGFYTKLYEMEKKHSKGNNKLLASFADALSTHPPGEDRVTQMKQMSNQYPLKGKKVSSNRFDEIKKRL, encoded by the coding sequence ATGAATGATCCAGAAATTCTTCTTGAAAAAGAATTAAGAATTCTGATGAAAACCACTCATGGTAGGCGAGCTTTTTTGATGGCCATGCCTATGCTAATAGCTGCTTGTTCTAGTTCTTCAAAACATCGTCTCAGAGAAGGTGATAACACCGGACAAAAGACAGAAATGACTTATGATGATGAAAGAAAAATGACTCAGGAATATTTACCCAAAATGAGTCAAGAATATCCTGCACATAACGATCAAGAAGTTCAACGTTACATCAATTCTATTGGACAAAAAATAGTAGCTTCCAGTGGACTTAATAATAATCCTTATACGTATAATTTTACTGTTGTTCAAACAAATCAAGTTAATGCATTTGCTCTTCCTGCTGGAACAGTGTTTGTGACGGCCCCACTTATAAAAATGGCCAGCACAGAGGCAGAGCTTGCTGGAGTGATAGGCCATGAAATTGGCCATGTACAAGCAAGACATACTGCTGAGAGGATTGAAAAATCCAAAAGTGAAACTAAGAATTCAATTCTTTATGGACTTGGTGGAGCAATTCTTGGAGGAGCGGCGGGTTTTGGACTTGGAAAACTGATTTGCAATAAACAAGATCGAGAGTGTTTGGCCAGAGCGGCCAAATATGGAGCTTTGGCCGGAGCGGGTGGAGGTCTACTCATTCAAAAATTTGGTTTTATGGCCAATTCTCGTGAAGATGAAATGGAAGCTGATCGAATTGGTTTTAAAACGGCCTGGAATGCAGGTTATCACAAAGACTATGTGGGTGGTTTTTACACAAAGCTCTATGAAATGGAAAAAAAACACTCCAAGGGAAACAACAAATTATTAGCTTCTTTTGCAGATGCTTTGAGTACTCATCCTCCAGGGGAGGATAGGGTCACGCAAATGAAGCAGATGTCTAATCAATACCCTTTAAAAGGTAAGAAGGTATCTTCAAATAGATTTGATGAAATTAAAAAACGTCTTTAA
- a CDS encoding endonuclease — MVKLTIVYHLKSFDVFKKWVGPHYEISDKKIEPRNEIKGDIARIMFYMEDKYGVKIISNKNKKLFEAWNKVDPVDEEEKRINCLNAKRQGNEIKFVGKCSELAVMTWHFKVF, encoded by the coding sequence ATCGTAAAATTAACAATAGTTTACCATCTCAAATCCTTTGATGTTTTCAAAAAGTGGGTAGGACCCCATTATGAGATTTCAGACAAAAAAATAGAACCTAGGAATGAAATCAAAGGCGATATTGCCCGTATCATGTTCTATATGGAGGACAAATACGGAGTGAAGATTATTTCTAACAAAAACAAAAAGCTTTTTGAGGCCTGGAACAAGGTTGATCCAGTAGATGAAGAGGAAAAACGCATTAACTGCCTAAACGCCAAGAGACAAGGAAATGAGATTAAATTTGTAGGTAAATGTAGCGAATTAGCTGTAATGACATGGCATTTTAAAGTTTTTTGA
- a CDS encoding AbrB/MazE/SpoVT family DNA-binding domain-containing protein → MIKNLTKHGNSMALIIDRPILDLLNISEGTPLEISTNGESLTISPVKDEKRLKQFQKALEKTNKKYGRALKNMA, encoded by the coding sequence ATGATAAAAAACCTAACCAAGCATGGAAATAGTATGGCCCTCATAATTGATAGGCCTATCTTAGATCTTCTCAATATCTCTGAGGGGACACCACTTGAAATTTCAACTAACGGAGAATCACTTACAATATCTCCTGTAAAAGATGAGAAACGTTTAAAGCAGTTCCAAAAAGCACTTGAAAAAACAAATAAGAAATACGGTCGTGCGCTCAAGAATATGGCCTAA
- a CDS encoding Fic family protein translates to MDDVAFLTIFEVLEIHENQIELYGGSLGVRDKGLLLAALAQPETTFDGNFLHQDIFSMASAYMFHIISNHPFIDGNKRVVTLNH, encoded by the coding sequence ATGGATGATGTCGCATTTTTAACTATCTTCGAAGTTTTAGAAATACATGAAAACCAAATTGAGTTATATGGTGGTAGTCTTGGAGTTAGAGACAAAGGTTTACTTCTAGCAGCTCTTGCACAACCAGAAACAACCTTTGACGGAAACTTTTTACATCAAGATATTTTTTCAATGGCATCGGCCTATATGTTTCACATTATCTCGAATCATCCTTTTATAGATGGAAACAAGAGGGTTGTGACCTTAAACCATTGA
- a CDS encoding IS3 family transposase, giving the protein MLIDKFGVSERLSCQVLDINRSSYRYELTLIKNDQIVINRMQQIVHKHRRYGYPRVHVILNREGIVQNRKRTQRIYFEQGFSLKLKRKKKKQFFPRIVKPSASKGGEVWSMDFVSDSLANSRKIRILTVIDHFTRYSPGFYIDHSISGIIVTKELDRMINQHGKPKRIQVDNGPEFTSKAMLEWSYRNNIEIDFTRPGKPTDNAYIESFNGSFRDECLNQNWFSTLAEARVVIESWRKEYNEERIHSSLKYLTPKEFVKKEREDVQHRLSATHL; this is encoded by the coding sequence ATGCTCATTGATAAGTTTGGGGTCAGTGAGCGGCTTTCGTGCCAAGTTTTAGATATTAACAGATCAAGCTATCGATATGAATTAACTTTGATTAAGAATGACCAAATTGTTATTAATCGAATGCAACAAATTGTTCATAAACATCGAAGGTATGGATATCCACGAGTTCATGTGATTCTAAACCGAGAAGGAATAGTTCAAAATCGCAAGAGAACCCAAAGAATTTATTTTGAGCAGGGATTTTCTTTAAAATTGAAACGAAAAAAGAAAAAACAATTTTTTCCACGGATAGTAAAACCTTCGGCATCTAAAGGGGGCGAAGTTTGGTCTATGGATTTTGTTTCAGACTCACTTGCAAATTCAAGAAAGATTAGAATATTGACAGTTATAGATCATTTCACAAGGTATTCTCCAGGTTTTTATATTGATCATTCAATCTCAGGAATAATTGTAACCAAAGAACTTGATCGAATGATCAATCAACATGGAAAACCAAAAAGAATTCAAGTAGACAATGGGCCTGAATTTACATCTAAGGCCATGTTGGAGTGGAGTTACAGGAATAATATTGAAATAGATTTTACTCGTCCAGGAAAACCAACTGATAATGCTTATATTGAAAGTTTTAATGGTAGTTTTCGAGATGAATGTCTGAATCAAAATTGGTTTTCGACTTTGGCTGAAGCTCGAGTTGTAATTGAAAGCTGGAGAAAAGAATACAATGAAGAGAGAATACACAGTTCATTAAAATATTTAACACCTAAAGAATTTGTCAAAAAGGAACGAGAAGATGTACAACACAGACTCAGTGCAACTCATCTTTAG
- a CDS encoding transposase, with translation MKGKKFSEEVIFKILKEYESGIPAKELGRKYGMAEQTVHKWKKKFHGMQVSDAKKLRSLEEENRRLKRLVADLSLDNQMLKEVAKGNF, from the coding sequence ATGAAAGGCAAAAAATTTTCAGAAGAAGTGATTTTCAAAATTTTGAAGGAATATGAATCGGGAATACCAGCAAAAGAACTTGGACGCAAATATGGAATGGCCGAGCAAACAGTTCATAAGTGGAAGAAAAAATTTCACGGGATGCAGGTATCTGATGCTAAAAAACTAAGAAGTCTTGAAGAGGAAAATCGACGTTTAAAACGACTCGTTGCTGATTTAAGTTTAGATAACCAAATGCTCAAGGAAGTTGCCAAGGGAAACTTTTAA
- a CDS encoding putative zinc-binding metallopeptidase, protein MDMDTKISDLTLSLYDSWVGECIEIVKAELKTHNLELDVSFWISDDWFCPDGVVGIGIPFYLLTPELIKIEKQEIGKAEGSTKRECLRIIRHELGHAIDNAFKLRTFEERQNLFGDSDKRYPASYIPKFYSQKYVTYLGDGYAQSHPDEDWAETFAVWLDPDSNWKSKYQNMECMTKLLYIDKIMREIPKLKQKVFCKKKVDHFTNDDRTLREYFNQKRRRLKISKKRRIPFELKKISTNCNESSLANFLNKNKVILKSNILSCEELKSYEVDKTIQELIVISKQNRLGLKRDTQTPKIKVVSKFVQNYTLKKKLRGDFRIYM, encoded by the coding sequence ATGGATATGGACACAAAAATTAGTGATTTGACACTGTCTTTGTACGATTCTTGGGTAGGTGAGTGCATTGAGATCGTTAAGGCAGAATTAAAAACTCATAATTTAGAGTTAGATGTTTCATTTTGGATAAGCGATGACTGGTTCTGCCCTGATGGAGTTGTAGGTATCGGCATTCCTTTCTATCTTTTGACACCTGAGTTAATCAAAATAGAAAAGCAAGAAATTGGTAAGGCCGAAGGGAGTACCAAAAGAGAATGTTTGAGAATAATTCGACATGAGTTGGGACATGCAATCGATAATGCTTTTAAATTGAGAACTTTTGAAGAAAGACAAAATCTTTTTGGCGATTCTGATAAACGTTATCCTGCTAGCTATATCCCAAAATTTTATTCACAAAAATATGTTACTTACTTAGGTGATGGCTATGCTCAGTCCCACCCCGATGAAGATTGGGCCGAAACATTCGCCGTGTGGTTAGATCCTGATTCTAACTGGAAATCTAAATATCAGAATATGGAATGCATGACTAAATTACTCTATATCGATAAAATCATGCGTGAAATTCCAAAATTAAAACAAAAAGTTTTTTGTAAGAAAAAGGTAGACCATTTTACAAATGATGATAGAACATTAAGAGAATACTTCAACCAGAAGAGAAGAAGACTAAAAATTTCAAAGAAAAGAAGAATACCATTTGAATTAAAAAAAATTTCAACAAATTGTAATGAATCTTCTCTGGCCAATTTTCTAAATAAAAATAAGGTAATACTAAAATCAAATATTCTAAGCTGTGAAGAACTTAAATCTTATGAAGTTGATAAAACCATTCAGGAATTGATTGTTATTTCTAAGCAAAATCGACTTGGTTTGAAAAGAGACACACAAACACCTAAAATTAAAGTAGTAAGCAAGTTTGTGCAAAACTACACCCTTAAAAAGAAATTAAGGGGAGATTTTAGGATATATATGTGA
- a CDS encoding ATP-grasp domain-containing protein yields the protein MRVIVLVHSDLIPPEEVANPSDIEFKPWVTEFDVIQELKNSGHVVRVVGLDSNLDVLRREIFEFQPNIVFNLLEEFDGEVLFDQNVVSYLELKRIDYTGCNPRGLMLSRDKALAKKVLSFHRLQTPHFQVFLKKRRTKIEKKLKYPLIVKCLHEEASYGLTKDSIVNNEQKLRERIEYIHENLNQDAIVEEFVEGREYFVGILGNQKLEVLPIWELHFSKSETPEKEFYTEKAKWSEKYRSKKGIKTQKAELPSELEKKIIKTCKRAYKALEINGYARIDLRVSVDGEIYIIEANPNPNIARLDDFAQSANAKKISYSKLIEKILNLGKS from the coding sequence GTGAGAGTTATCGTTTTAGTTCACTCAGATCTTATTCCACCGGAAGAGGTGGCAAATCCTAGTGATATTGAATTCAAACCTTGGGTTACCGAGTTTGATGTCATTCAAGAATTAAAGAACTCTGGCCATGTCGTCAGAGTTGTCGGTTTAGATTCCAATTTGGATGTTTTAAGACGTGAGATCTTTGAATTTCAACCAAATATTGTTTTTAATCTACTTGAAGAATTTGATGGAGAGGTCCTATTTGACCAAAATGTGGTCAGTTATTTAGAGCTAAAACGAATTGACTATACCGGTTGCAATCCACGTGGGTTAATGCTCTCAAGAGACAAAGCTCTTGCAAAAAAAGTACTAAGCTTCCACAGATTACAAACTCCGCATTTTCAAGTCTTTTTAAAAAAAAGAAGAACGAAAATAGAAAAAAAACTTAAGTACCCTTTGATAGTAAAATGTCTTCACGAAGAGGCTTCATATGGCCTTACTAAAGATTCCATAGTCAATAATGAACAAAAACTACGAGAGAGAATTGAATACATTCATGAAAATCTGAATCAAGATGCAATCGTTGAAGAGTTTGTTGAGGGACGAGAATATTTTGTTGGTATTTTAGGAAATCAAAAATTAGAAGTTTTACCAATATGGGAACTCCATTTTTCAAAAAGCGAGACACCTGAAAAAGAATTCTATACCGAAAAAGCAAAATGGAGTGAAAAATATCGTTCCAAAAAAGGCATAAAAACACAAAAAGCGGAGCTTCCAAGTGAGCTAGAAAAAAAAATTATTAAAACTTGCAAACGTGCTTACAAGGCACTTGAAATCAACGGTTATGCAAGAATAGATCTGAGAGTATCCGTTGATGGGGAAATATATATAATTGAGGCAAACCCAAATCCTAATATTGCCAGGCTTGATGATTTCGCACAAAGTGCTAATGCTAAAAAAATTTCCTATTCTAAATTAATTGAAAAAATTCTCAATTTAGGAAAAAGTTGA
- a CDS encoding inorganic diphosphatase, with product MNPWHDVKLGQQFPELFPAIIEVPKGAKNKYELDKETGLIKVDRVLFSSVHYPANYGFIPRTYCEDHDPLDILVLGQEPVFPLTIMMARPIGLMKMIDEGEADDKIIAIHANDPEYSHYNSIHDLPPHRLSEVQKFFEEYKALENKKVVVEEFLDRDDALKVLEEARELYLSTFS from the coding sequence ATGAATCCATGGCATGACGTTAAACTTGGCCAACAGTTTCCTGAGTTGTTTCCGGCCATAATCGAAGTTCCTAAAGGTGCCAAAAACAAATATGAATTGGACAAAGAAACTGGCCTGATTAAAGTGGACCGAGTTCTTTTCAGTTCTGTTCATTATCCGGCCAATTATGGTTTTATTCCTAGAACTTACTGTGAAGATCATGATCCTCTCGATATTCTTGTACTCGGCCAAGAGCCAGTTTTCCCACTCACAATCATGATGGCCAGACCAATTGGACTTATGAAAATGATTGATGAAGGAGAGGCCGACGACAAAATTATTGCAATACACGCAAATGATCCTGAATATTCACATTATAATTCAATTCATGATCTCCCTCCTCACAGACTTAGTGAAGTTCAAAAGTTTTTTGAAGAATATAAAGCTCTTGAAAACAAAAAAGTTGTGGTCGAAGAGTTTTTAGATAGAGACGATGCCTTGAAAGTTCTAGAAGAGGCCAGAGAGCTTTATCTCTCAACTTTTTCCTAA
- a CDS encoding DNA alkylation repair protein, which translates to MNLNANQLIKELKNHANEQYAKTMQRFFKTGPGEYGENDQFIGVRNPQIRTICKLFNNLSYAELQKCISHPIHEIRFACLVILSTNAQKFQKQGLIDELNHNAKFYIKNKKYINNWDLVDISAYKVLGPVYLETSKADLLKWAHSNDLWTRRISIITTLYFIKKKHYETTLEISKILLSDKHDLIHKAVGWMLREVGKENIAIEEAFLKGHYHNMPRTMLRYAIEKFPEKKRLLYLKSKI; encoded by the coding sequence ATGAATTTAAACGCCAATCAACTCATAAAAGAGCTAAAAAATCATGCAAATGAACAATATGCTAAGACGATGCAACGTTTTTTTAAAACAGGCCCTGGAGAATATGGGGAAAATGATCAATTTATCGGAGTTCGAAATCCTCAAATACGAACTATTTGTAAGTTGTTTAACAATCTATCTTATGCTGAATTGCAAAAATGCATTTCCCACCCTATCCATGAAATAAGATTTGCTTGCTTGGTTATTTTAAGCACAAATGCTCAGAAATTTCAAAAACAGGGATTAATTGATGAACTCAATCATAATGCCAAGTTCTATATTAAGAATAAAAAATATATCAATAATTGGGATTTAGTAGATATTTCGGCCTACAAAGTCTTAGGCCCTGTATATTTAGAAACATCAAAAGCTGACCTTCTCAAGTGGGCACATTCAAACGATCTATGGACAAGAAGAATATCAATTATTACAACATTATACTTCATCAAAAAAAAGCATTATGAAACAACATTAGAAATTTCAAAAATTCTACTCAGTGACAAACATGATCTCATTCATAAAGCAGTTGGCTGGATGTTAAGAGAGGTTGGTAAAGAAAATATAGCGATAGAAGAGGCATTTTTAAAAGGCCATTACCATAATATGCCTAGAACAATGCTTAGATATGCAATTGAAAAATTCCCTGAAAAAAAGCGTCTTTTGTATCTCAAAAGTAAAATTTAG